A genomic region of Acidimicrobiales bacterium contains the following coding sequences:
- a CDS encoding 2-dehydropantoate 2-reductase — protein MIYGAGAIGGVVGAQLFRAGTEVVLIARGAHADAMQRRGITLEHGDDEETFAVPVVTDPAAIDWRADDVVVLTMKSQDTSAAVRALAAVGPPSLAVVCAQNGVDNERVVLRHFEHTYGCVVMMPAAHLEAGVVQAHAWPTPGLLDVGRYPRGSDDTAHEVVAAFNAAGFHCVVRDEVMRWKYTKLLMNLANAIVALSGSSEEAGQLRRAARHEGKAVLDAAGIDYASDEEDRERRADHLTIVPIKGEHRLGGSTHQSLARGAGDVETDWLNGEIVLLGRLHGVATPVNAALQRLANEAARAHVAPESIPAAAILEQI, from the coding sequence GCGCAGTTGTTCCGCGCCGGGACCGAGGTCGTGCTCATCGCGCGCGGCGCGCACGCGGATGCGATGCAGCGGCGGGGCATCACCCTCGAACACGGCGACGACGAAGAAACCTTCGCCGTCCCCGTCGTCACCGATCCGGCCGCGATCGACTGGCGCGCCGACGACGTCGTGGTGCTCACGATGAAGTCGCAGGACACGTCGGCGGCGGTGCGGGCCCTCGCCGCGGTGGGGCCGCCGTCGCTCGCGGTCGTGTGCGCCCAGAACGGCGTCGACAACGAGCGGGTGGTATTGCGCCACTTCGAGCACACCTACGGCTGCGTCGTGATGATGCCCGCTGCCCACCTCGAAGCGGGCGTGGTGCAGGCGCACGCCTGGCCGACGCCGGGCCTGCTCGACGTGGGCCGCTATCCCCGCGGCAGTGACGACACCGCCCATGAGGTCGTCGCCGCGTTCAACGCTGCGGGGTTTCACTGCGTCGTGCGCGACGAGGTCATGCGGTGGAAGTACACGAAGCTGCTGATGAATCTCGCGAACGCGATCGTGGCGTTGAGTGGCTCGAGCGAGGAGGCGGGACAGCTCCGGCGCGCCGCCCGGCACGAAGGCAAGGCGGTGCTCGACGCCGCCGGCATCGACTACGCGTCCGACGAGGAAGACCGCGAACGGCGCGCTGACCACCTGACGATCGTGCCGATCAAAGGTGAGCACCGGCTCGGCGGGTCGACGCACCAGAGCCTCGCTCGCGGCGCGGGCGACGTCGAGACGGACTGGCTCAACGGCGAGATCGTGCTGCTCGGTCGTCTTCACGGGGTAGCGACTCCGGTGAACGCTGCACTCCAGCGGCTGGCCAACGAAGCGGCGCGCGCGCACGTGGCGCCGGAGTCGATTCCCGCGGCTGCGATTCTCGAACAGATTTAG